In Sulfuritortus calidifontis, the sequence CGTCCGCTTCGCGGTAGACCAGCACCCGCTTGCCCTCGAGCAAGGCCGGGGTCGGCACCCGAAGTACCTTGTCCCGCGTGCCGAGCACCACCTCGGCATCGGCGCTGTAGCCGACCAGCAACCGGTCGAGTTCCTTCGGGTGATCAAAGGCAACCTCGACATCGACCGTGCGCGACTGCTTCTCCACCGCGACGACATAGGGCGCCACCCGCTTCACATGGGCCGGGAAATGCCGGCCAGGATAGGCATCCAAGGTAATCCGGGCCGGCTGGCCGAGCTTGATCGAGGGCGCATCCACCTCGTCCATCGGGGCCAGCACATACAGGCAACTGTCGTCGATCAGGTCGATGGCCGGCGGGGTGGGGATGCCAGGCGGGGAGGGGGTACTGATCTCGCCCAGCTCGCCGCTGACCTCGGCCACGATGCCATCGAAGGGGGCGACCAGGACCATGCGCTTGAGTTCTGCCTGGGCCAGTTCAAGCCTGGCTTCGGCTTGGCGGATGTTGGTCTGCGCTGTCTCGCAGCTGGCGCGCTTGGCCTTGGCCTCGGCCCGGGCGCTGTCCTCGCGTTCGACCGAGATGAAGCCGTTGGCCTTGAGCTTGGCCGCGCGTTCCGCCTCGCGCTCGGCCACCTCGGCCAGGGCGCAGGCCTCGCCGATCTGCTTGCGCGCGGTCGCCAGCTGGGCCTCGGCCAGACGCACCTGGGCCATCAGGTCTTCGTTCCATAGCCTGAGCAAGACCTGCCCTTTCTTGACCCGGTCGCCTTCGCGGGCGCCGAGGAAATCGATGCGGCCGCCGCTCATGGTCGACAGTTTGGTGCGCTGGCAGGCCTCCACCGTACCGGCCCGGGTGTTGGCCACCGTGGCCTCGACCCGGCCGGTGCCGACGGTGTGCAGGACAACGGGGATGGGCTTGGGCCGGCTCAGCCACCAGACGGCGGCGGCGGCCAGGACCAAAAGGGCGAGAATGATCGAACCGCGGCGGAGGGTCTTGTTCACGATGATTTTTTCTTGTGCCTGTCTTTGCAGTTTAACCCCGCACGAAAAAACCGCACTAAACTCACGGGCCATGAGTGCAACAGACGACATCCGATTCATGCGCGAGGCCCTGGCCCAGGCCCAGATCGCCTGGCAGGCGGGCGAAGTGCCGGTCGGCGCGGTGGTGGTCAAGGACGGCGAAATCGTCGGCCGCGGCTACAACTGTCCGATCTCCACCACCGATCCCACCGCCCATGCCGAGGTGCGCGCGCTGCGCGACGCCGCGGGGCGCCTGGACAATTACCGCTTGTCGCACTGCACCCTCTACGTCACCCTGGAGCCGTGCATGATGTGCACCGGCGCCATGTTCCACGCCCGGGTTGCGCGCATCGTCTACGGCGCCAATGATCCCAAGACCGGGGTGGCCGGCAGCGTGCTCAATCTGTATGAGGAGCCGCGCCTCAATCACCATGCCGAGATCGTCGGCGGCGTGCTGGCGGAGGAGTGCGGTGCCTTGCTCAGCACCTTCTTCGCCGAACGGCGCCAGGCCCAATCGAAGGGAAAACCTCTTGCAGATCAGGATTAACCTCGCGCGCCAAGAGCTTGATCTCATGGACGATGCCGGCGCGCTGATCCGGCGCTATCCGGTCTCCACCGCGGCCAAGGGGGCGGGCGAGGCGAGCGGCAGTTATTGCACGCCGCGCGGCCGTCATGTCGTGCGGGCCAAGATCGGCGGCGACCAGCCGATCAATAGCGTCTTCGTCGGCCGGCGGCCGACCGGGGAGATCTACACGCCGGAGCTTGGCCAGACTGCACCCGAGCGCGACTGGATACTCTCGCGCATCCTCTGGCTGTCGGGCAAGGAGCCGGGCTTCAACCGCCTCGGGCCATGCGACACCATGCGCCGTTATATCTACATCCACGGCACGCCGGACGAGGCCTTCGAACAAGCGCCGCGCTCGCATGGCTGCATCCGCATGCGCAACGCCGACTTGCTTGAGTTGTTCGACCGGGTGCCGGTCTATACGCCGGTGGAGATCGTCGAGGCCTGAAAGTGCAAGGGTGCGCCTGCGCACCAGATGAACGATTGGGATGGTGCGCATGACGCACCCTACGGCCGGCTCTTCAGCAATACCACCACCGCGCCGCCGCCGCCATCGGCCGGCCGGGCCTGGACATAGGCCAGCACCTCCTCGCGCTGGGCCAGCCAGTGGCGCACCGCCTGCTTCAATACCGGCTCGCGGTTGGGCGAGCCCAGGCCCTTGCCGTGAATGATGCGCACGCAGCGGGCGCCACGGCGAAAGCACTCGTGCAGGAATTCGACCAGTTCGATCTTCGCCTCGGCCCGGGTCAGGCCATGCAGGTCGAGTTCGGCCTGGGCCCGCCACGCACCATTGCGCAAACGGCGCAGGACCTGGCGTGATATACCGGATCGGACATAAACCAGTTCCTCGCCATTCTCAGTCGACTCGTCCCACTCACTAGGGTCGGTCAGCGATTCGAGCATCACCTCGCGCTGGTCGCGCAGGCGGCTCAAGGGCAGGGCAGGCGGGGGATCGAAAGGGTGGAGAAAGCGGCCGTGGGGGCCAAGCGGGATGGCATTCGCCACTTCCGAGCGGAATAGCTCGATATCTTCAGAGGCGGGGGCGGAAAGCCATGGCTTGCCTGGTTTCCCGCCTTTCTTCATGAGCTTAGACGAACAAGTTCAAGCCGGATCAGGCCTTGCCTTCGAGGAAGCGCTCGGCATCCAGGGCAGCCTGGCAGCCGGAGGCGGCACTGGTGATGGCCTGCTTGTAGATCATGTCCTGCACGTCGCCGGCGGCGAACACGCCGGGGATGCTGGTCTGGGTGGCAAAACCCAAGCGGCCGCCCTGGGTCACGATGTAGCCGTGGTCCATTTCCAGCTGGCCAGTGAACAAGTCGGTGTTCGGCTTGTGGCCGATGGCGATGAAGATGCCGGCGAGGGCGATCTCCTTGGTCGCGTTGGTCTGCACGTTCTTCAGGCGCATGCCGGTGACGCCGTTCTTATCGCCCAGAACCTCATCCAAAACACTATTCAATTCAAGGGCAATCTTGCCCTCCTTCACCTTTTCCATCAGGTGTTCGACCATGATCTTTTCGGCCTTGAAGACGTCGCGGCGGTGGACGAGGGTGACCTTGCTCGCGATGTTGGCGAGATAGATCGCCTCTTCGACTGCGGTGTTGCCGCCACCGATCACCGCCACCTCCTGGTTCTTGTAGAAGAAGCCGTCGCAGGTGGCGCAGCCGGAGACGCCGCGGCCCATGTAGGCCTGCTCCGATTCCAGGCCCAGGTACATGGCCGAGGCGCCGGTGGCGATGATCAGGGCATCGCAGGTATAGGTGCCCGAGTCGCCGATCAGGGTGAACGGCTTTTCGGTCAGCTTGGCGGTGTGAATGTGGTCGAAGACGATCTCGGTGTTGAACCGCTCGGCATGGGCCTGGAAGCGCTGCATCAACTCGGGGCCCTGGACGCCGTTGACGTCGGCCGGCCAGTTGTCGACCTCGGTGGTGGTCATCAGCTGGCCGCCTTGCTGCAGACCGGTCACCACGACCGGTTTCAGGTTGGCGCGGGCGGCGTAGATGGCGGCGGTGTAGCCGGCGGGGCCGGAGCCCAGGATCAAGAGCTGTGCGTGCTTGGTGGACATGAAATCTCCTGAGAAACCGTATGGCGGTAGTGAATTCAGCGAACCGGGATTCTATCAGCACCAATCAATTAACCGCTTGGCACTTGAGTTCGAGGTGAGGGCGTTTGCGTCTTTTCCAAGCGCATCCTCATTTTTATATGATTTAACATAATATACATTGTATTGTTTATACGGATGGCCGTTCGGCAAGCGCACAGTTAATTGATCGGCCTAATTGATCGACCGCCCTGCGCATGAAACGCCCGTTCCAATGGCCAGTGGCTTTCCTTTATAGTTGCGAGCCATGCTCGCCAAACCCAACAAACGCTTCGCGGTCGCCAAAAAACCGGCCAGAAAGCCGCTGACCCCGAAGGTCGCCCGCGTCCTGCGCGAGGCCTGGTGGCTGGTGGCGGTGGCCGTCGCGCTTTACCTCACCCTGATCCTGGCCAGTTACAGCCTGGAAGACCCCGGCTGGTCGCGGGCCACCGACCACGTCGACCTCGACAACGCCGGCGGTGCCTTCGGCGCCTGGTTCTCCGATCTCCTGCTCTACCTGTTCGGCATCTCCACCTGGTGGTGGGTCGGCCTGGCGCTCTATTTGATCTGGTGGGGCTATCGACGCATCGGCGAGGTCGAGTCCGAGCACCATCACGGCCTCTGGCTGGTCCTGGCCGGCTTCGGCCTGACCTTGCTCTCCAGCAGCGCCATCGAGGCCCTGCGTTTCTACAAACTTGCGGCCGACTTGCCCCTGGCGCCGGGCGGTGCCCTGGGCGGCGGCATCGCCGGCCTGGTTGCCGGCGGCTTCGGCTTCGAAGGCGGCACCTTGCTGCTCTTGGTCACCTGGGGCGTCGGCTTCAGCCTGTTCACCGGCATTTCCTGGATCAACGTCGCCGAAGGTCTGGGCCGCCTGCTGGAGACGGCCTATTTCGGCGCCATTGACTACTGGCAGGCTCGGCGCGACCGCAAGGCCGGCCTGTCCGCCACCATCGAGCGCGAGACCGTGGTCGAACAGGAGCGCAAGAAACTCAAGGCCAAACCGCCGATCCGGATCGAGCCGCCGGCCCTGGAGATTCCCCAGTCCGACCGTTCCGATCAGGAGCGCCAGGCCTTCCTGTTCCGCGACATCCCGGACGCCCAGCTGCCGCCGCTGCACCTCTTGGACGAGCCGGCCAAGGCGGCGGTCACCGTGGATGAGGCCTCGCTCGAGGCCACCTCGCGCCTGATCGAGCGCAAGCTGTCCGAATTCGGGGTCGAGGTGAAGGTGCTGGCCGCTTATCCCGGCCCGGTCATCACCCGCTACGAGATCGAGCCCGCCTCCGGCGTCAAGGGCAGCCAGATCGTCAACCTGGCCAAGGACTTGGCCCGCTCGCTGGCGGTGGTCAGCATCCGCGTGGTCGAGACCATTCCGGGCAAGAACTGCATGGCGCTGGAGCTGCCCAACAATCAGCGCCAGATCGTGCGCCTATCCGAGATCCTGGGCGCCAAGGTCTATCACGACATGCACTCGCCGCTGACCATCGGCCTGGGCAAGGACATCAGCGGCAACCCGGTGGTGGCCGACCTGGCCAAGATGCCGCACGTGCTGGTGGCCGGCACCACCGGCTCGGGCAAGTCGGTGGCGATCAACGCCATGATCCTGTCCCTGGTCTACAAGGCGACGCCGGAGCAGGTGCGGCTGATCCTGGTCGACCCCAAGATGCTGGAGATGTCGGCCTACGAGGGCATTCCCCACCTGCTGGCGCCGGTGGTCACCGACATGAAGCTCGCCTCGGTCGCGCTCAATTGGTGCGTGCACGAGATGGACAAGCGCTACAAGCTGATGTCGGCCCTGGGCGTACGCAACATCGGCAGCTTCAACAACAAGGTGCAGGAGGCGGAGAAGGCCGGCAAGCCGCTGACCAACCCCTTCTCCATCACCCCGGAAGCCCCCGAGCGCCTGACCACCCTGCCCTACATCGTCGTGGTCATCGACGAGCTGGCCGACCTGATGATGGTGACCGGCAAAAAGGTGGAGGAGCTGATCGCGCGCCTGGCGCAAAAGGCCCGCGCCGCCGGCATCCACCTGATACTGGCCACCCAGCGGCCCTCGGTCGACGTCATCACCGGCCTGATCAAGGCCAACATCCCCACCCGCATCGCCTTCCAGGTGAGTAGCCGCATCGACTCGCGCACCATCCTCGACCAGCAGGGCGCCGAAGCGCTGCTCGGCCAGGGCGACATGCTCTACCTGCCGCCCGGCCACGGCGTGCCCAGCCGGGTGCACGGCGCCTATGTCTCGGACGAGGAAGTGCACCGCGTCACCGCCTTCCTGCGCGAGATCGGCCCGCCGCAATACGACGAGTCGGTGCTGGAGGAGCCGGATACCGGCGAGGCCGAAGGCGGCGGCGAAGGCGGCGATGCCGAGGCCGACCCGCTCTACGACGAGGCCGTGGCCCTGGTGCTCAAGACCCGCCGCCCCTCGATCTCCGCCGTGCAGCGTCATCTGCGCATCGGCTACAACCGCGCCGCCCGCCTGATCGAGGCCATGGAAAAGGCCGGCCTGGTCTCGCCCATGCAGAGCAATGGCAACCGCGAAGTCATCGCGCCCAATCGAAGTGAGTGATATGCGAAACCTGTTTCTCGGCCTGGCCCTCGCCCTGCTCGCCCTGCCCGTTCAGGCGGAAAACCGCCTGCAGGCCTTCATCGGCCAGACCCAGGCCCTGAGTGCCCAGTTCAGCCAGGTGGTCTACGACCGCAAGGGCCGCAAGACCCAGGAGGCCGGCGGCCACTTCCAACTGCAACGGCCGGACCGCTTCCGCTGGACCTATCAGACGCCCTACGAACAGCTGATCGTGGGCGACGGCAAGCAGGTCTGGATCTACGACAAGGACCTGGCCCAGGTCAGCGTGCGCCCCTTCGACCGTGCCGTGGGCGAAAGCCCGGCCGCCCTGCTCGCCGGCGACAACGAGATCGAAAAATTCTTCCAGCTCAAAGAGGCCGGCAGCCAGGACGGCCTGGACTGGGTCGAGGCCACGCCCAAGAGTCAGGAAGGCAGCTTCGAGCGGGTGCGCATCGGCTTCAAGGGCGGCGAATTGCAACTGATGGAACTCAAGGACCGCTTCGGCCAGACCACCCTGCTGCGCTTTTCCAAACTTCAGCGCAACCCTGCCCTCGCGGCCGAGCTGTTCCGCTTCACCCCGCCGAGGGGCGTCGACGTCATCGGCAACGACTGAAAACCCGTTTCATCCCGCGCAGCAGGACAAGGCCTTCACATCCCTGGTGAAGGTCTGGGCGCACAGCTTCAGCCCTTCCACCATGGTGAGGTAGGGGAACAACTGCCCGGCGAGCTCCTGCACGGTCATCCGGTTCCGGATGGCCAGGGCCGCGCTCTGGATGATCTCGCCGGCTTCCGGCGCCAGCACCTGCGCGCCCAGCAGCCGTCCGCTGGGTTTGTCCGCCACCAGCTTGATGAAGCCGCGGGTGTCGAAGTTGGCCAGCGCGCGCGGCACGTTGTCCAGCGTAAGCGTGCGGCTGTCGGTTTCCATCCCCAGTTTGTTCGCCTGCGTTTCGGTGAGCCCCACCGTGGCCACTTGCGGATCGGTGAACACCACGGCGGGCACGACGGAAAGATCCAGCGCCGCGTCGCCGCCGGTCATGTTGACTGCCGCGCGGGTTCCGGCCGCCGCCGC encodes:
- a CDS encoding efflux RND transporter periplasmic adaptor subunit translates to MNKTLRRGSIILALLVLAAAAVWWLSRPKPIPVVLHTVGTGRVEATVANTRAGTVEACQRTKLSTMSGGRIDFLGAREGDRVKKGQVLLRLWNEDLMAQVRLAEAQLATARKQIGEACALAEVAEREAERAAKLKANGFISVEREDSARAEAKAKRASCETAQTNIRQAEARLELAQAELKRMVLVAPFDGIVAEVSGELGEISTPSPPGIPTPPAIDLIDDSCLYVLAPMDEVDAPSIKLGQPARITLDAYPGRHFPAHVKRVAPYVVAVEKQSRTVDVEVAFDHPKELDRLLVGYSADAEVVLGTRDKVLRVPTPALLEGKRVLVYREADGRLEERQLKTGLSNWEYTEVLEGLKPGERIVASLEREGVKAGARVMPESAKGR
- the tadA gene encoding tRNA adenosine(34) deaminase TadA: MSATDDIRFMREALAQAQIAWQAGEVPVGAVVVKDGEIVGRGYNCPISTTDPTAHAEVRALRDAAGRLDNYRLSHCTLYVTLEPCMMCTGAMFHARVARIVYGANDPKTGVAGSVLNLYEEPRLNHHAEIVGGVLAEECGALLSTFFAERRQAQSKGKPLADQD
- a CDS encoding L,D-transpeptidase yields the protein MQIRINLARQELDLMDDAGALIRRYPVSTAAKGAGEASGSYCTPRGRHVVRAKIGGDQPINSVFVGRRPTGEIYTPELGQTAPERDWILSRILWLSGKEPGFNRLGPCDTMRRYIYIHGTPDEAFEQAPRSHGCIRMRNADLLELFDRVPVYTPVEIVEA
- a CDS encoding Smr/MutS family protein; this translates as MANAIPLGPHGRFLHPFDPPPALPLSRLRDQREVMLESLTDPSEWDESTENGEELVYVRSGISRQVLRRLRNGAWRAQAELDLHGLTRAEAKIELVEFLHECFRRGARCVRIIHGKGLGSPNREPVLKQAVRHWLAQREEVLAYVQARPADGGGGAVVVLLKSRP
- the trxB gene encoding thioredoxin-disulfide reductase, which encodes MSTKHAQLLILGSGPAGYTAAIYAARANLKPVVVTGLQQGGQLMTTTEVDNWPADVNGVQGPELMQRFQAHAERFNTEIVFDHIHTAKLTEKPFTLIGDSGTYTCDALIIATGASAMYLGLESEQAYMGRGVSGCATCDGFFYKNQEVAVIGGGNTAVEEAIYLANIASKVTLVHRRDVFKAEKIMVEHLMEKVKEGKIALELNSVLDEVLGDKNGVTGMRLKNVQTNATKEIALAGIFIAIGHKPNTDLFTGQLEMDHGYIVTQGGRLGFATQTSIPGVFAAGDVQDMIYKQAITSAASGCQAALDAERFLEGKA
- a CDS encoding DNA translocase FtsK; the protein is MLAKPNKRFAVAKKPARKPLTPKVARVLREAWWLVAVAVALYLTLILASYSLEDPGWSRATDHVDLDNAGGAFGAWFSDLLLYLFGISTWWWVGLALYLIWWGYRRIGEVESEHHHGLWLVLAGFGLTLLSSSAIEALRFYKLAADLPLAPGGALGGGIAGLVAGGFGFEGGTLLLLVTWGVGFSLFTGISWINVAEGLGRLLETAYFGAIDYWQARRDRKAGLSATIERETVVEQERKKLKAKPPIRIEPPALEIPQSDRSDQERQAFLFRDIPDAQLPPLHLLDEPAKAAVTVDEASLEATSRLIERKLSEFGVEVKVLAAYPGPVITRYEIEPASGVKGSQIVNLAKDLARSLAVVSIRVVETIPGKNCMALELPNNQRQIVRLSEILGAKVYHDMHSPLTIGLGKDISGNPVVADLAKMPHVLVAGTTGSGKSVAINAMILSLVYKATPEQVRLILVDPKMLEMSAYEGIPHLLAPVVTDMKLASVALNWCVHEMDKRYKLMSALGVRNIGSFNNKVQEAEKAGKPLTNPFSITPEAPERLTTLPYIVVVIDELADLMMVTGKKVEELIARLAQKARAAGIHLILATQRPSVDVITGLIKANIPTRIAFQVSSRIDSRTILDQQGAEALLGQGDMLYLPPGHGVPSRVHGAYVSDEEVHRVTAFLREIGPPQYDESVLEEPDTGEAEGGGEGGDAEADPLYDEAVALVLKTRRPSISAVQRHLRIGYNRAARLIEAMEKAGLVSPMQSNGNREVIAPNRSE
- the lolA gene encoding outer membrane lipoprotein chaperone LolA, with the translated sequence MRNLFLGLALALLALPVQAENRLQAFIGQTQALSAQFSQVVYDRKGRKTQEAGGHFQLQRPDRFRWTYQTPYEQLIVGDGKQVWIYDKDLAQVSVRPFDRAVGESPAALLAGDNEIEKFFQLKEAGSQDGLDWVEATPKSQEGSFERVRIGFKGGELQLMELKDRFGQTTLLRFSKLQRNPALAAELFRFTPPRGVDVIGND